One stretch of Podospora bellae-mahoneyi strain CBS 112042 chromosome 2, whole genome shotgun sequence DNA includes these proteins:
- the MDL1 gene encoding ATP-binding cassette permease mdl1 (EggNog:ENOG503NV86; COG:Q) codes for MVSGAVAAAAFRRAALLPQRTLCAGGIGYANAPLLAPSPSPASLILSRDAFQTLRPSSAAAPAKLQPCRHFSSRVGAGRTPAAATPTCSPQSSLGLRPRVAQPTWTSPINILRRLSTSPPNPEQAVAKKDQQSSTQEEQEEKEEEVDQHLKAHGFQKSAKAAKAAHINMAARLSKEGKGQEGKPGWAEVWRLIKIARPELRWLGVAFVLLLISSSVTMSIPFSVGRILDLSTKEDADEVRLFGLTLTQFFCGLAAVLTIGATANFGRIILLRIVGERVVARLRTQLYRRTYVQDAEFFDANRVGDLISRLNSDTVIVGKSITQNVSDGLRSLVSGAAGFVAMAWLSPKLTSIILVMVPPIGIGAVLYGRSIRNLSRQIQKNVGTLMKIAEERLGNIKTSQAFAGEVQEIGRYSKQVKKIFALGRRDAIISGTFFASTSWAGNMTILAMLIVGGNLVRTGAMTLGDLTSFMMYTVFAGSSLFGVSGFYSELMKGVGAASRLFELQDRKPSIHQTVGTKVKSAQGPIKFSNVHFAYPTRPAVAIFNGLDFEIPSGSNVCIVGPSGGGKSTVASMLLRFYNPTSGTITINGVDISTMNVKSLRRRIGMVAQEPVLFSGTIAENISYGRPEAKRWEIIAAAQKANCGFISDFPDGLETQVGARGAQLSGGQKQRIAIARALLKDPDILLLDEATSALDAESETLVNSALAELLKGRSTTISIAHRLSTIKRSDKIIVLSSEGTVAEIGSYTELSNNPNSAFSKLMEWQMSGADVPTSASPRITEAEEIEEDLEEQEEEEYDEHSEGVEEVEEKKR; via the coding sequence ATGGTTTCGGGGGCGGTCGCAGCGGCTGCTTTTCGCCGCGCGGCTCTGCTCCCGCAACGCACATTATGTGCAGGCGGGATAGGCTATGCAAATGCGCCCTTACTCGcaccttcaccatcaccagcgtCGCTGATATTATCCCGGGATGCGTTCCAGACGCTGAGGCCATCCTCGGCCGCAGCTCCCGCGAAGCTCCAACCCTGCCGCCACTTCTCCTCCCGCGTGGGAGCGGGGAGGACCCCCgcggcagcaacaccaacatgtTCACCACAATCATCACTCGGACTACGACCTAGGGTTGCCCAGCCAACATGGACGTCGCCGATCAACATTCTTCGCCGGTTATCTacgtcaccaccaaacccagaGCAGGCTGTTGCCAAAAAGGACCAGCAGTCTTCAACACAAGAggaacaagaggaaaaggaggaagaggtggacCAGCACCTCAAGGCACATGGATTCCAAAAGAGCGCAaaggcggccaaggctgcGCACATCAACATGGCGGCGCGCTTGTCcaaggaagggaaaggtCAGGAAGGCAAGCCTGGCTGGGCTGAGGTCTGGCGTCTGATCAAGATCGCCCGGCCTGAGCTCAGATGGCTGGGCGTGGCCTTTGTCCTGCTGCTCATTTCTTCCAGTGTCACCATGTCGATTCCCTTCTCCGTGGGCCGTATTCTGGATCTCTCCACCAAGGAAGATGCCGACGAGGTTAGGCTATTTGGGCTTACTCTGACACAGTTCTTTTGCGGACTTGCTGCTGTGCTTACCATTGGTGCGACTGCCAACTTTGGGCGGATTATTCTGCTCAGAATTGTTGGCGAGCGCGTTGTGGCTAGGTTGAGGACGCAGCTTTACCGGAGGACGTATGTTCAGGATGCCGAGTTCTTTGATGCCAACCGGGTCGGTGACTTGATCTCAAGGCTCAACTCGGATACGGTCATTGTCGGCAAGAGTATCACGCAGAACGTCTCGGATGGTCTTCGATCTTTGGTTAGCGGTGCTGCTGGGTTTGTCGCCATGGCTTGGCTAAGCCCGAAGCTGACGTCTATTATCCTTGTTATGGTCCCTCCTATCGGTATCGGCGCTGTCTTGTACGGCCGTTCGATTCGCAACCTCAGTCGACAGATTCAAAAGAATGTCGGCACGCTTATGAAGATTGCAGAGGAAAGGTTGGGCAACATCAAGACGAGCCAGGCTTTTGCCGGCGAGGTTCAAGAGATTGGACGGTACAGCAAGCAGGTCAAGAAGATCTTTGCGCTCGGCAGACGGGATGCCATCATTTCTGGCACATTCTTCGCTTCTACCAGTTGGGCGGGCAACATGACTATCCTGGCCATGCTCATTGTGGGAGGCAACCTTGTTCGGACTGGGGCCATGACATTGGGTGACTTGACGTCTTTTATGATGTACACTGTCTTTGCAGGGTCCAGTTTGTTCGGTGTCAGCGGCTTCTACTCGGAACTGATGAAGGGTGTTGGTGCTGCTAGTCGTCTTTTTGAGCTCCAGGACCGAAAGCCCAGCATTCACCAAACTGTCGGCACGAAAGTCAAGTCGGCGCAGGGCCCTATCAAGTTTTCCAACGTCCACTTTGCTTACCCCACGAGACCGGCGGTGGCTATCTTCAACGGCCTTGATTTCGAGATTCCTTCTGGCAGCAATGTCTGTATTGTTGGTCCCTCTGGCGGTGGCAAGTCCACTGTAGCCTCCATGTTGCTTCGCTTCTACAACCCAACGTCAGGCACTATCACTATCAATGGCGTCGATATTTCGACCATGAACGTCAAATCGCTTAGGCGACGCATCGGCATGGTCGCACAGGAGCCCGTGCTCTTTTCGGGTACCATTGCCGAGAATATCTCGTATGGACGGCCCGAAGCTAAGAGATGGGAGATCATTGCGGCTGCTCAAAAGGCCAACTGCGGTTTCATCAGCGACTTCCCTGATGGTTTGGAAACGCAGGTTGGTGCCCGTGGAGCCCAGCTCTCGGGTGGGCAGAAGCAACGCATCGCCATTGCTCGCGCTCTCCTCAAGGATCCCGATATTTTGCTCCTGGATGAGGCGACCTCGGCACTTGACGCCGAATCCGAGACTCTCGTCAACTCTGCCCTTGCCGAATTGCTCAAGGGAcgcagcaccaccatctcgaTTGCCCACAGActctccaccatcaaacGGTCGGACAAGATCATTGTTCTGTCCAGCGAAGGCACCGTGGCCGAAATCGGCAGCTACACTGAGCtgagcaacaaccccaacagcgCTTTCAGCAAGCTTATGGAGTGGCAGATGTCTGGCGCTGATGTCCCCACGTCGGCCAGTCCTCGTATTaccgaggctgaggagattgaggaggacttggaggagcaggaggaggaagagtatGATGAGCATTctgaaggggttgaggaggttgaggagaagaagcggtAA
- the THR1_1 gene encoding Trihydroxynaphthalene reductase (EggNog:ENOG503NVIX; COG:E): MASQSFVIRSPCSSANIGPGFDVIGLALSMFLELHVTVDPPASSTENYPLNCKITYEGEGEDEISLDPEVNLITRVALYVLRCHDQRAFPKNTHVHVKNPIPLGRGLGSSGTAVVAGVMLGKEVGGLHHLTMERLFDFILMIERHPDNVGASLFGGFVGTYLKPLTPEDTARVEIPLSEVLPAPQGGVDTGDRPPEPPVGIGHHIKFPWAGEIKAVAIIPEFEVPTAKARQVLPAEYPRNDVTFNLQRIALLPVALGQSPPDPELIYLAMQDKLHQPYRQTLIPGLTEIVESMTTATQPGLLGVCLSGAGPTILALATSNFEEIASRIIKKFEENKITCSWKVLEPAEGTTVVRTK, translated from the exons ATGGCCTCCCAATCTTTTGTCATCAGATCCCCTTGCTCCTCCGCCAATATCGGCCCGGGCTTCGACGTCATCGGCCTCGCCCTGTCAATGTTCCTGGAGCTGCACGTCACTGTCGACCCACCTGCATCTTCAACAGAGAATTACCCCCTCAACTGCAAGATCACATacgaaggggaaggggaggatgagatttCCCTCGACCCGGAGGTGAATCTCATCACGAGGGTGGCGCTGTACGTGCTCCGGTGTCACGACCAGAGGGCCTTTCCCAAGAACACGCACGTCCATGTCAAGAACCCTATTccgttggggagggggcttggGTCGAGCGGGACGGCGGTTGTGGCGGGGGTGATGTtagggaaggaggtgggcgGGTTGCACCATTTGACCATGGAGAGGTTGTTTGATTTTATTTTGATGATTG AGAGACATCCTGACAATGTTGGGGCTTCGTTGTTTGGCGGGTTTGTCGGGACTTACCTGAAGCCGTTGACGCCCGAGGAcacggcgagggtggagatcCCGCTCAGTGAGGTGTTGCCTGCGCCGCAGGGGGGAGTTGACACGGGGGATAGACCTCCTGAGCCGCCGGTGGGGATTGGGCACCATATCAAGTTCCCTTGGGCGGGGGAGATCAAGGCTGTGGCCATCATTCCCGAGTTTGAGGTGCCTACGGCGAAGGCGAGGCAGGTTTTGCCGGCGGAGTATCCTAGAAACGATGtg ACATTCAACCTCCAGAGGATAGCGCTTTTGCCGGTTGCGCTGGGCCAGAGCCCGCCTGATCCGGAGCTGATCTATCTTGCTATGCAGGATAAGCTGCACCAGCCGTACAGGCAGACGCTCATTCCGGGGCTGACGGAGATTGTGGAGAGCATGACTACTGCTACGCAGCCGGGGCTGTTGGGCGTTTGCTTGTCTGGTGCCGGGCCGACGATTCTGGCGTTGGCGACGAGCAACTTTGAGGAGATTGCCAGCAGGATTATCAAGAAGTTTGAGGAGAACAAGATTACGTGCAGCTGGAAGGTGCTGGAGCCGGCGGAGGGgacgacggtggtgaggacaaAGTAA
- a CDS encoding hypothetical protein (MEROPS:MER0090758; COG:O; EggNog:ENOG503NW6S), whose protein sequence is MVIPSYFSKTTTLSLQQLLLLSLLTTNYTQDSPNYQNPHHQHNIMESIFIAQSKLRAELGLHKVKAIPNSKFQRHGTKAYASAINRYGLQPTKPGPLTSGKIRDPSTNWTSGKFAVGAIRDMWTSLVEKTGDNKPGEVGAQDQQGDMEYLCEVLIGTPPQKVLLDFDTGSADLWVRPDAFKNDQSSTFAPMHNKSWKIEYGDGSSASGFVGQDTISIGGLVIKKQAVEVAKHVSSQFSQGVMGGLLGLAFKQINTVHSTMGIRDPQPTPVDNMIEQEDIPKEAELFTSAFYSSRDLKPESFYTFGWIDQDLVKKCGEEITWAKVDNSQGFWMFDSTSASVDGDKIELSDNKAIADTGTTLALISDEACDALYKKIDGAAYSEKYQGYLIPKSIKVDSLPDFSVAVGGKEFVIQKEDLIFAEADESNYYGGVQSRGSMPFDILGDTFLKSIYAIWDQGNSRFGAVPKIEKEQKAPEPSKDGDGAQKVICTLDKSPAKKSVCIANSAFVCPSDC, encoded by the exons ATGGTAATACCATCCTACTTTagcaaaaccaccaccctcagccTTCAACAACTGCTTCTCCTTTCTCtactcaccaccaactaCACCCAAGACTCTCCCAACTACCAaaacccacaccaccaacacaacATCATGGAGTCTATCTTCATTGCCCAGTCCAAGCTCCGCGCCGAGCTCGGCCTGCACAAAGTCAAGGccatccccaacagcaagtTCCAGCGCCATGGCACCAAGGCCTACGCTTCTGCCATCAACCGCTATGGCCTCCAGCCCACCAAGCCAGGCCCTCTTACTTCCGGCAAGATCCGCGACCCGAGCACCAACTGGACCTCTGGCAAGTTTGCCGTGGGGGCCATACGCGACATGTGGACCTCTCTCGTTGAGAAGACGGGAGACAACAAGccgggagaggttggggccCAAGACCAACAAGGTGACATGGAGTACCTTTGCGAGGTGTTGATCGGTACCCCTCCTCAGAAAGTCCTATTGGACTTTGACACTGGCTCTGCCGACCTCTGG GTTCGTCCGGATGCTTTCAAGAACGATCAGTCCAGCACCTTCGCACCTATGCACAACAAAAGCTGGAAGATCGAGTACGGTGATGGCAGCTCTGCGTCCGGCTTTGTTGGCCAGGATACCATCTCCATTGGTGGCCTCGTCATCAAGAAACAAGCGGTTGAGGTGGCGAAGCATGTGTCCTCTCAATTCAGCCAGGGCGTCATGGGCGGTCTCCTTGGACTGGCTTTCAAGCAGATCAACACTGTACACTCGACCATGGGCATCCGCGATCCTCAGCCAACCCCAGTCGACAACATGATTGAGCAGGAGGATATCCCCAAGGAAGCCGAGCTATTCACATCGGCCTTTTATAGCTCTCGTGATCTCAAGCCCGAGTCTTTCTATACCTTTGGCTGGATCGATCAAGATCTGGTCAAGAAATGCGGAGAGGAGATCACCTGGGCCAAGGTGGACAACTCTCAGGGTTTCTGGATGTTCGACAGCACGAGTGCCAGCGTTGATGGTGACAAGATCGAACTGTCTGACAACAAGGCCATTGCTGACACTGGCACTACCCTCGCGCTCATCTCAGACGAGGCTTGTGACGCTCTGTACAAGAAGATCGACGGAGCTGCCTACAGCGAGAAGTACCAGGGCTATCTCATCCCCAAGTCTATCAAGGTTGACAGTCTTCCAGATTTTAGCGTGGCTGTCGGTGGGAAAGAGTTTGTCATCCAGAAAGAGGATCTCATTTTTGCGGAAGCCGATGAGAGCAATTATTACGGCGGTGTCCAGTCCCGCGGTTCCATGCCGTTTGATATTCTTGGAGACACGTTCTTGAAGTCCATCTACGCTATTTGGGACCAGGGCAACTCGCGCTTTGGTGCCGTTCCCAAGATcgagaaggagcagaaggCTCCCGAGCCATCCAaggacggtgatggtgcgcAGAAGGTGATTTGCACGCTCGACAAGAGCCCTGCCAAGAAGTCGGTCTGCATCGCCAATTCTGCCTTCGTCTGCCCTTCTGATTGCTAG
- the ABZ2 gene encoding Aminodeoxychorismate lyase (COG:E; EggNog:ENOG503P2UR), which translates to MASSDFQIFTSLRYDPALLQVHSHPDFTHASWNHGHSSPFYMLDYHRDRMLRAAHHWKWDSVISSLTGDVGLQLLADNITAHLAQKDQPARVRVNIFQNGKLTVTSAPVPSVPLSRLFPTTLDLPTLDLYSGSVFEVVVDTTDNVNPSEFTHYKTSQRQVYEEARQRAGITSPTISREVLIVDSKDGSVMEGSISTPYFFRDGKWVTPFVNKETDKEWHGGQDGTTRRWALERGLVVEEVVLAQSLVDGEKCWLSTGVRGFILGRVKLNP; encoded by the exons ATGGCATCGTCCGATTTTCAGATCTTTACTTCTCTTCGTTACGAccctgccctcctccaagtTCACTCCCACCCAGACTTCACCCACGCAAGCTGGAACCATGGCCACTCCTCTCCCTTTTACATGCTAGACTACCACCGCGACCGCATGCTTCGCGCAGCTCATCATTGGAAATGGGACTCTGTCATCTCTTCTCTCACTGGTGACGTTGGACTTCAACTTTTGGCGGACAATATCACAGCTCATCTCGCTCAAAAAGACCAGCCAGCCCGAGTAAGGGTGAACATTTTCCAGAACGGGAAACTAACAGTGACGTCCGCTCCCGTCCCATCAGTCCCCCTCTCAAGACTCTTTCCAACAACACTAGACCTCCCTACACTGGACTTGTACTCAGGCAGTGTGTTCGAAGTGGTAGTCGACACAACAGACAACGTCAATCCATCAGAGTTCACACATTACAAGACCAGCCAGAGACAAGTATACGAGGAGGCGAGGCAACGGGCCGGTATCACGTCACCCACGATTTCCAGGGAAGTCTTGATTGTGGATAGCAAGGATGGGTCGGTAATGGAGGGGTCGATTAGCACGCCTTATTTCTTTCGGGATGGGAAATGGGTCACACCGTTCGTGAATAAGGAGACTGATAAAGAATGGCATGGTGGGCAGGATGGTACCACCAGGAGGTGGGCTCTGGAGAG GGgacttgttgttgaggaggttgttttAGCTCAGTCTCTGGTTGATGGAGAAAAATGCTGGCTGAGCACCGGAGTTAGAGGGTTCATACTTGGGCGGGTAAAACTGAACCCATGA